The genomic region GTATATAAATTAGATATTGAATACAGAGATGTTATTACGAAAGCAAGTGATTTAAGAGCAATGCGTAATAAATTAAGTAAAGAAATTGGACAATTTATGCGTGAAGGAAAAAAAGAAGAAGCAGAAAACAATAAAAAACGTGTAAATGAAATGGCAGAAGAATTAACTGTTTTAGAACAAGAAGAAGTTACAAAAGGTACTCAATTAAAAGAATTAATGATGAAAATTCCTAATTTTATTGATGATTCAGTACCAATAGGTAAAGATGATAGTGATAATGTAGAAATTAAAAAATATGGAGAACCAGTAGTACCTGAATATGAAATTCCTTATCATACACAAATTATGGAATCTGTAAATGGTATTGATATGGATGCTGCAGGTAAAGTTGCAGGAAATGGTTTCTATTATTTAATGGGAGATATTGCAAGATTACATTCAGGAATTTTATCTTATGCTAGAGATTTTATGATTGATCGTGGATTCACTTATGTTATTCCACCATATATGATTCGTAGCAGTGTTGTTACAGGTGTTATGAGTTTTGAAGAAATGGATAGCATGATGTATAAGATTGAGGGAGAAGATTTATATTTAATTGGTACTAGTGAACATTCAATGATTGGTAAGTTTATTGATACAATGACTGCAGAAGAAAAATTACCTTATACTTATACTTCTTATTCACCTTGTTTTAGAAAAGAAAAAGGTGCACATGGGATAGAAGAAAGAGGAGTTTATCG from Tannockella kyphosi harbors:
- the serS gene encoding serine--tRNA ligase; its protein translation is MIDIAVLRENPTLVKENMKKKFQEHKIEIVDEVYKLDIEYRDVITKASDLRAMRNKLSKEIGQFMREGKKEEAENNKKRVNEMAEELTVLEQEEVTKGTQLKELMMKIPNFIDDSVPIGKDDSDNVEIKKYGEPVVPEYEIPYHTQIMESVNGIDMDAAGKVAGNGFYYLMGDIARLHSGILSYARDFMIDRGFTYVIPPYMIRSSVVTGVMSFEEMDSMMYKIEGEDLYLIGTSEHSMIGKFIDTMTAEEKLPYTYTSYSPCFRKEKGAHGIEERGVYRIHQFEKQEMIVVCKPEESKIWFDKLWQNTVDLFITLDVPVRTLECCSGDLADLKSKSIDVEAWSPRQKKYFEVGSCSNLTDAQARRLNIRVQGEDSKYFAHTLNNTVVAPPRMLIAFLENNLNEDGSISIPEALRPYMGNISKIQVKK